In the genome of Labrus mixtus chromosome 21, fLabMix1.1, whole genome shotgun sequence, one region contains:
- the phkg2 gene encoding phosphorylase b kinase gamma catalytic chain, liver/testis isoform codes for MTKDIVVGDELPDWVGAKEFYQKYDPKEVIGRGVSSVVRRCVHRHTGQELAVKIIEITAEKMTAQQLEEVKTSTLKEIQVLNMVKGHSSIITLIDSYESTTFIFLVFDLMRRGELFDYLTEKVTLSEKETRSMVRALLEAVQYLHSLNIIHRDLKPENILLDDHGHLKLSDFGFSVQLEPGEKLRELCGTPGYLAPEILKCSMDDVHPGYSKEVDLWACGVILFTLLAGSPPFWHRKQMLMLRKIMEGRYQFSSPEWDDRSDTVKDLISRLLVVEPAVRLTAEQALAHPFFRQYQKEDVRLFSPRKTFRVLIVSVLACIRMYSKYRRARPLTREVLARDPYSLRGVRKLIDGCAFRIYGHWVKKGEQQNRAALFQNTAKIVLLGLEDFET; via the exons ATGACTAAGGACATCGTTGTTGGAGATGAGCTGCCAGACTGGGTGGGGGCAAAGGAGTTCTACCAGAAATATGACCCCAAGGAGGTGATTGGCAG GGGTGTGAGTAGTGTGGTGCGCAGGtgtgtgcacagacacacaggccaGGAGCTGGCAGTAAAGATAATTGAAATCACAGCGGAGAAGATGACTGctcagcagctggaggaggtgaagaCCTCTACGCTTAAAGAGATCCAAGTCCTCAACATGGTGAAGGGACACTCCTCAATCA TTACTCTTATTGATTCCTATGAGTCCACAACATTCATATTTTTGGTGTTTGACTT GATGAGGCGTGGAGAGCTGTTTGACTACCTCACAGAAAAAGTTACATTGAGTGAGAAGGAAACAAG GAGCATGGTTCGAGCGCTGCTGGAGGCCGTGCAGTACCTCCACTCACTCAACATCATCCATCGGGATTTAAAGCCTGAGAATATTCTCCTGGACGATCATGGACACCTCAAACTGTCTGACTTTGGTTTCTCAGTGCAGTTAGAACCTGGAGAGAAACTTAGAG AGCTTTGTGGCACACCCGGTTATTTGGCCCCTGAGATTCTGAAGTGTTCAATGGATGATGTGCACCCCGGCTACAGTAAAGAGGTCGATCT ctggGCCTGTGGTGTGATCCTTTTCACCTTATTGGCCGGCTCACCGCCATTCTGGCATCGTAAACAGATGCTGATGCTGAGGAAGATCATGGAGGGCCGCTATCAGTTCAGCTCCCCAGAGTGGGACGACCGCTCTGACACTGTAAAAGATCTG ATATCCAGGCTGCTGGTGGTGGAACCAGCGGTCCGTCTCACCGCAGAGCAAGCCTTAGCGCATCCATTCTTCAGACAGTACCAGAAGGAGGACGTGCGGCTCTTCAGTCCAAGAAAGACTTTCAGG gTGTTGATCGTGAGTGTTCTGGCCTGTATCAGGATGTATAGTAAGTACCGCAGGGCTCGGCCGCTCACTCGGGAGGTGTTGGCCAGAGACCCGTACTCCCTTCGTGGCGTCCGCAAACTCATCGACGGGTGTGCCTTCCGGATCTACGGGCACTGGGTGAAGAAAGGGGAGCAGCAGAACCGAGCCGCTCTCTTCCAGAACACAGCTAAGATCGTGCTGCTGGGCCTGGAGGACTTTGAGACATAG